From the genome of Aliarcobacter lanthieri:
AAAAACGATTTTATGCTTCATATTATGGAGCTAGATTAAAAATAGAACTGTATGATGAAGAGTCAAAGTTTTATGATTTATATGATAAAGAATTTTGTTCTTGGTTAAGAGAAAAATTAAATATTCCATATAGAGAGCCATTAACTGATAATGAAGTAATAAAAGGTTCTTTATTAGATTTTTCAAAAAAATTTGTTAAAGATGAAAAAGAGTTTTATTCTTTTATCAATGATGCAAAAGATGCAGTTGATTTTAGAAAAAACATTATTTCATATATCAAAAAATCAGGTAATTATACAGGACATCAAGGATGTGGAGGAGGTCCACTTGATGATTGTTATAGTATAAGTTATGGATATGATTTGAATCATTTATACTTAGAAATTTCACAATTAAATGAATATAGAAAACAACTTAATAGAGAAATATATTCAAAATCTTCAAGAGAAGATTATACATATATTTTTAAAGTTAAGGGAGTTGAAGTATTTGAAAAAATGTATGAATATCTAAGTGATATTTTAGATAATAATTCTACAAAATTAGATTCATTCAAATCAACACTAAATAATGTTGATGAAACAGGCTATTCAGATGAACAATTAAATTGTTTTATGAATGGTTCTTTGTTTTAAAAAAGAAAAAAATCTCCTAGAGAGATTTTCCCTTTTGGGTTTTTTCAAGTCTTTGTATTTAAGGCTTGGAAAAGTTCAAAAATTTTTAAATATTCTTTGAGTTTGTTTTTATCAACATCATAAATATTATTCCCGAATATCTTTATTTCTAAAATTATTTCTGTCTTTGGGTTATAATAAAAATTTAAAACTATATGATTATCAAAAAATATTTGTTTTATTTTATGAATTCCCATTGTGAACTCATTACAACTTGAGTAAGAAAGAATTTCTTCTATTTTTTTAATGTCTTGAGACACTAAAGACCTTGTAGCCTGATATTCCTCGAATGTAAGATTTTTATCATACATTTTCTTATCCTTTTTTTGTATTTTAAATTAAAATAGTTTTTTTAAGATGGATAATTGCGAACATCAGTGTTTAAATTATAGTATAAACTTTTGATTATATCTAAAATTTTAGATTATGTCAAACATATGTTACCGAGGGTTAAAAATTAATTTTGCACAAAAATAACTCTTTAATTAAATTTGGCTTCCCAATATAATATCCTTGAAAATAATCCACTCCTAATTCTTTCATTGAATTAAAAATTTCTTCATTCTCTACATATTCAGCAACAATTTTAATATCCATTTTTTTTGCTAAATTTACTATGTTTTCTAATAAGATTTTATATCTCATATTTGTCTTGTAGTTTCTTACAAATTCACCATCTATTTTGATTGTTTCAATTCTTTCTAAATCTCTTAAAATACCAAAATTTGAATATCCTATACCAAAATCATCTATACTGAATGAAGCTCCTAAATTTGTAATTGCATTTATAAAATCTTGTACTTTCTTGTAATCTTTTATTGCATCACTTTCTGTGATTTCAAAATCAACTTTTTTTATATTGGCATATTCTTTTGAAATATTTTTTATATACTCATTTATCTCTTTATTGTCTATATCTTCAAATGATAGATTAATGGATACTTTTTCATCTCTATTTTTAAAATCTTCAAATGCTTGTAATACAACTTTTTTAGTTAATAGATTATATAACTTGATATTTTTACTAGTTTTTAAAAAACTATCAGGATAGTGTATAAAACCATTATGCTCTATTCTCAATAAAGCTTCATACTTTACAATGTTTTTATTTTGATCTGCAATTGGTTGATAATGAACTAAAGGATTTCCTTCTGTAATTATATTTTTTGCAAGGTTGTTTTTTACTAGTTCTTCAAGAATTGGATCTTCGTAAAAAACAACTTCCAATTTATGATGTCTTGCATATTTAATTGCAAATTCACTTTCTTCTATAAATTTTGGTCCAGAACTTATTCCAGCTGTAATATTTAGTACTATATTTCCATTAGATGATTTTATTGGCTCTAGTTTTGTGTCATGTATAAATGAATTTAAAAGCTTATGTAGTTCTTTTTTTGTAAAATTGATTCCTTGAAATAAAAGAATAAAACGATCTCCACTTCTGTATAGTTTTTTTATTTTAAAATAGGTTTTTATTTTTTTACCAATTTGCTTTAATACTCTATTTCCTATCTTTTCTGAATAGTAATAATTTACAAAATAAAACTCGTTAATATCAAGTAATACTAGAAATTGTGTAGTTTTTTTAAACATATCTTTGTATAAACGATTTCTATTGTAAAATCCTAAAAAATCTATATCTTTCATTTAGATTTTCTCCTATAATTCCAAGGTTCTGTAGGATTATTATCTGCCCACAATCCTTTTTTGAGATTTCTTGCTTCTTTTTCAGCTTTTAGGTAATTCTTTTTTTTAGAATATTGTCTATATACCCAAGCGAAACCATCTTCTACTTGCTTTAAATTTATATCTTTATTGTTTAAATATATCGTTCCAAGTATTCTTCCATATTGGTCTTTTTTGTCATAGATAACAGTTACATCTTTACCAAAAATATATTTTGATAAATTTTGTTTTGATTTGTTACCAAAAGTTTGAGATTTTTCTGGAGCATCTATATCGTTTAGTCTTATTCGATATTGTGTTTTTATATTAACTTTTTCCATTTCAAGTGGTTTTAGAAGTTTGCTTTTATTTTCTAAAACAAGTAATGTTGCTGTATCTCCATCAGCTATTGAAATTATTTTCCCTTTTAGTTCTGCTGCTTGAGTTGAAGTTAATAATCCAATGGTAATTAAAAATAATAGTTTTTTAGTCATAATTTGTTTATTCCTGTAATAGTTTTAATAAGTAATTTTTTATATCTTCTATAGCTAATTCTAAGTAGTTTAAATATTCTAAAATTAATATCTCAATATTTCTAAAAGAGTTAATTTCAAGTTGAAAATAAGCTATATAGAGTAATGATAAAAGAGTTATTAGTCTAAGTAGCATTTTAGATATTCCTTTTGTGTTCATAATTTGTATCAATGCTTGAGCTAAATATTTTATATCCTTTTTTTATCTTACTTGATAATATTTTTTCAAGATAAGAGTAAGCTTCTTTTTTATTTGTAAATATAGATTTTAGATGACCAGTTGGTGATGAATATCTAGTATTGCCAAATATTCTTTCAACTATATAATCTCCGAACAAGTTAGCTAAGATTGATATGTTATAGTATCTTTCATTTTTATTGACACTCTTTTTTAACACAACAGTCATTTTTTAAATTCCTAATTGAATATAAATTGCTATTAGTAAAAATAAGATTGATAAGATAAATATTATATATTCTGTTATGCTACCAACTGCAAACCTTAATATTATTGGTAATAGCACAAAGTTATAGTTAAATCTTTGCAATGGAAATAATCCATTTTTAATACCTTGATATGTTATTGAATCTTGCAAAATATGCAATAAAATACCTATATTAACTGCAAACAAATAGTTATAGCCTTGCATAAAAAGAAATATTCCTAAAATAGTAAACAATAGTAAGTTATGAGTTATTGTTCTATGACCAAAAATAATATTTATTGGATATG
Proteins encoded in this window:
- a CDS encoding EAL domain-containing protein, with translation MKDIDFLGFYNRNRLYKDMFKKTTQFLVLLDINEFYFVNYYYSEKIGNRVLKQIGKKIKTYFKIKKLYRSGDRFILLFQGINFTKKELHKLLNSFIHDTKLEPIKSSNGNIVLNITAGISSGPKFIEESEFAIKYARHHKLEVVFYEDPILEELVKNNLAKNIITEGNPLVHYQPIADQNKNIVKYEALLRIEHNGFIHYPDSFLKTSKNIKLYNLLTKKVVLQAFEDFKNRDEKVSINLSFEDIDNKEINEYIKNISKEYANIKKVDFEITESDAIKDYKKVQDFINAITNLGASFSIDDFGIGYSNFGILRDLERIETIKIDGEFVRNYKTNMRYKILLENIVNLAKKMDIKIVAEYVENEEIFNSMKELGVDYFQGYYIGKPNLIKELFLCKINF
- a CDS encoding thermonuclease family protein — protein: MTKKLLFLITIGLLTSTQAAELKGKIISIADGDTATLLVLENKSKLLKPLEMEKVNIKTQYRIRLNDIDAPEKSQTFGNKSKQNLSKYIFGKDVTVIYDKKDQYGRILGTIYLNNKDINLKQVEDGFAWVYRQYSKKKNYLKAEKEARNLKKGLWADNNPTEPWNYRRKSK
- a CDS encoding WGR domain-containing protein is translated as MTVVLKKSVNKNERYYNISILANLFGDYIVERIFGNTRYSSPTGHLKSIFTNKKEAYSYLEKILSSKIKKGYKIFSSSIDTNYEHKRNI
- a CDS encoding metal-dependent hydrolase codes for the protein MLGKTHIVNSIAIASIPLAFGTQININYSIFLGLVSLGSILPDIDEPNSLIGRKMQYLSYPINIIFGHRTITHNLLLFTILGIFLFMQGYNYLFAVNIGILLHILQDSITYQGIKNGLFPLQRFNYNFVLLPIILRFAVGSITEYIIFILSILFLLIAIYIQLGI